The Oncorhynchus nerka isolate Pitt River linkage group LG12, Oner_Uvic_2.0, whole genome shotgun sequence genome contains the following window.
tgataaaacataactgaggatggatcaacaacattgtagttactccacaatagtaacctaattgacagagtgaaaagaaggaagcctgtacagaaaaatattacaaaacttgtcctgtttgcaacaaggcactaaagtaagcACTGCAAAAAACGTGGCAattcaattaactttttgtcctgaatacaaagtgttatattgggggcaaatccaatacattacTGAATACCACTCTCTGTATTTAAGCataatgggtatgcttgtaatcgttaaggactggggagtttttcaggttaaataaatcaaacgtAACGGAGCTAtgaacaggcaaaatcctagaggaaaacctggttccgcCTTCTTTCTACCAGACACTGGGTGATTATTTCTTCCTTTCAGCAACCCAATAACCTAAAAGACAAGGCCAAAtctagttgcttaccaagaagactgtgaatgttcagagtggggacagagggctgcctcgcttctagtccttaacgaaatatctgctaaccatgtgtatgtgaccaaattGGATTTATTTCTTACTGCAGCCAAGAGTCGCGCGTGGCGCCAGGGTGTCGTGTATTGGAAAAGTGATTCTTGCTTATATTCTTTATGGTGCAACAAACTAACATACAACAAAAAACAGTACTAAAGGCCCGATTTGCATACATTTGACTGACACCTTACCAGCAGCAACATGTCTGCTAGCTAAGTTAGGCGCTAGCGAACGGTACTCACCTAACTCCGGGTCATTTTCCCGTGTTTCTTCCTCAATGGCCCTTGGTTTAATCGCACAATTGACCCAACAAGGAGCCCAAAAGGCAACAAGGACCAAATACTTCATCGTGCGGTTAAAATAGCTTACTCCACCACTGGTGTCATTATCGCAAGTTGTTGATGAATAATGTCAACACTGGACAGCTTGATCAAAATGATTCCTTGACCGCGACTTTATTCGCAAGACTTATAGAGCGCAAAGgttaaaatgtctaaaaatgcATTGTAGATTAGACTGAATTTCAATTTCAGTTAGCTACGCCATTCGCTTTGATTTCCAAATGCTACTTCCGATACCGGAAGTTCATTGTTTGGAAAAAGAAAAAAAGGAACATCCGCTCAATGACGGTGTTCAGAGATacttttgaggagatgggaaactCCAGTGGATTCGCATTAAGGCCCACTGTGTACGTTTCCCGTAAATTGGCAATGGGCCGGGCCGCGTGGTGCATTCTGGGTACACCCGGCAAGGTGACGTCTCCTTCAAGGAGTAATTGGGCGCTAGCACAAAACCCCAACATGAGCACGAATTACGTGAACAAGAAGCTTAACATTACAAATATTTTCCAGGATTTGAGATAATTAACTTGTCCTATGTAATATCTTATAGCTTTGAAATAGTGACATTATGTTCTTTCAAGGAAAATAGGCAGGTTTCTCGACTCATAGCCATACCCTgactcagtggaggctgctgagtggaggacgctcataataatggcatcaaacacatggaaaccttatgtttgatgtatttgataccattccacctattgcGCTCCAGCCACtaccacgagcccgttctccTCCAATTAAAGTGCCACCAACCTCATTTGCCTGACTTTGAAATAATTATAACAtgtcctcaggggtgtgtgcttagtcccctcttggtactccctgttcacccacgactgcatggccaaatacaactctaacaccatcattaagtttgctgacgacacaacagtggtaggcctgatcaccgacaattacgagacagcctatagggaggaggtcagagacctggcagtgtggtgccaggacaacaatctctcacTCAATttgcaagacaaaggagctgatcgtggactacaggaaaaggcgggccgaacaggcccccattaacattgacggggctgtagtggagcgggttgagagtttcaagttccttggtgtccacatcaccaatgaactctcatggtccaaacacgtcaagtcagtcgtgaagagggcacgacaacaccttttccccctcaggagactgaaaagatttggcatgggtctccaGATACTCAAAcattctacagttgcaccatcaagagcatcctgaccagttgcatgcccgcctggtatggcaactgttcagcatctgaccataaggcgctacagacgGTAGTGCGTATaaaccagtacatcactggggccaagcttcctgccatcctggACCTATATACGAGGTCTAGGACCAAAAgacttctacccctaagccataaaactgctgagCAATTAATCAAATGACCATCAgacatatagcctcgttattgttattttattgtgttactttttattatttcttCAGTTTATTTggaaaatattttcttaactctttcttgaactgcactgttggttaagggcttgtaagtaagcatttcacggtaaggtctactccatatgttgtattcggcgtatgtgacaaatacagtttgatttgaattGTAGTGTCGCATAGCTTTGAAATCGTGTTTTCGACTCTTTGTCCCATTCACGTGCTAGTCGGAACAATTAAGGTTTCCTAGTTCCCACTAGCATCTGAAAGCGACAAGTCTTTCCCTGACTTTTAGAAGGGATAACGTGACAATTAGTTTAGAAACAGCTTGAAGCAGCATGACAACATGAACGCAATTGGTTGACATTCTGCTGGGCGGAGCATTATACGTTTCACCATTAATTTCCCTCAGGGATTCTTATGACGCTTTCACGACAACTGGGATCTCGGAAAAAactaggtcaaatcatgacgtcggtgatcttcaggtcggaacaCCGGAACTTTAGAAAGTTGCCCCAGTTTCCGACTTGGCATTCCGAGTTGAATGGCCGTTCAAAACCATTTTCCCAGTATGAGGTCGTCTttacgagttcccagttgtcttgaacgcactgaagtcggatGTCAGAGATTTCCGAGTTGTTCTGAACACGTCGTTGTCTCCTCCTTTTCTAATATATCTGCGGCATTTCGCTCCAGATGCGTCAGAGCAAAGGGCAGATAAAAATATCCtcttttgacaaataaaaatgtctTCACAAAATGATGCTGAGGGAACATTTATGACAGGGAATGTGTATCATACTCATGATGCACCCGCAGCAGGTCTATGGTCTGGGCTAGTTATTATCAAAAGGTTGGGTCACATTGACTTAGTGTATTAGGGCTCCAATCATCACTCTTCTGAAAATTAATCTATCATGTATTTTGTCTGTATTTTATGATCCCCATTAGcggttgcaaaagcagcagctactcttcctggggtccacatgaaacatgaaataatacagaacattaatagacaaggacagctcaaggacagaactacatacatttaactgcacacagcctacatatcaatacatacacacaatatcTAGGTAGGTCAAAACAAGTTTGCTGTTCGTTTTTGCAACATGAGATGGAAagtccatgcaataatggctctatatactACTCTACACTTTGAATTTGTTTTGGAGActttgaaaagacccctggtggcatgacTGGTgggttaagtgtgtgtgtcagagcggtgtgtaagttgactatgcaaacaactCGGAATTAACATAGTTTCTTATACAAAGTAGTGATGCAGTAAGTcgctcctcaactcttagccagagactggcatgcatagtatttctATTAGCCCTCTGAtcacaatgaagagcaagacatgctgctctgttctggaccagctccagcttaactaggtctttctttgcagcaagATAACGAGGGCCTGCAGGACTTAATTTTGTGGCATTAAAATAAAGCAGAGCATCTCATGgcatttgccccccccccccccccccacacacacacacaatagcataGCTGTTGCAGATATGAACACTGGTCCAAAATGAGGTTAGATGACCTTACCAATTAACGTCAGTTGATCTTCTATAAAAATGTGTGAAATCAGGTTCAAAAACAGCACAGATGAAAGGATCAAACGGGATTCCTGCACAGTTAAAAACACGATTGGTTTAGAAAATGTAATTTTTATTAATGTTACATAGCTGATACATAGGGCATTAAACATTTCCACGAGGCTTTTGGGGACTACAATCGATGATTAGCAAAAAACCACAATAGTGGTCCAAATCTCTAATGACAATCTTTGGACTAACCAAACGCCCTCTTTAACATGTGCACACACCTGCATTGAAAAGTACTAAATTGGACTTGGTGTGTATACAGCATTGGTTTCCGTTCCAGTGCACTATTAAATTACATGCATGTAGGAGTATTTTTATTCCTTCCCATTATCAGATTGTTTTTATTTTGAGTTTGAGTTTTTAGAATGCCCCACTTCTGTATGGTCTTCAACCAGACATGATTTATACCGTAACCAGAGGGAGTGAGGAAAGAACTTGTCAGAACCAATGGAAAATCACCTGGCTGCGAAAGACTGGGTGTCCCTGCAGTATCGAACAATTGGACTTGTCCATGTCGGACGTCAGCAGCTGTAACCGTACCAGATAACCGCGTGGAGAAAGACTACGGAGGATGAGGGAACTATTCATCCTATCCTGCTTAGCAAACACCCCTGTTCAAAGAATACTTAACTGCCCTGGTGTTTGATGGGACTAACATTTTCTGTAGCGCAGCAAAAACCCTAGAACTTCTTGTTTTTTTTCCTCTATTTTAGACTAAAACGTTGATACAAAGAGGTGAAGCTATTCATAATGATCTAACATCAGAAACTAAACTGCACATATGGAAGGCCAGGATGAACACAAACCAAGGAATGgaggtttttttccccctctccaGTCAATCTTTTTTGTTTTTTGTCCAAAAACTGCAATGTGAAAAGACAAATGACTTTGGAATTTCCATACGCAGTTTTTTCAGTAATGGGTTTCATCGCTAGAATCAGTTTGAAGTGGAGCAATAAAGGAATGGAGACGTGTAAAAAGGTTATTTTTTTGGAGAGATGTGACTCAGTTTCAGTTCTCGGTCTCTCCGGCCTCGCCGGCTTCTCCGCCTTCCCCTTCCTCGGGAGCGTTGTCGGATGTCCATAACTGGGAGAAAGAGACAAATGTGTTTTTAACGTCAATGTTTGCCAAAAGACAAAAACTTGTTCGTAGACAACTCGTTACCCATGCAGACAGTCTTCCAAATGAACTCTTATAAGTGAACATAATCATACCATCTcgacaataaaaaataaaaaaacattaaagTTTCATTTAACAGACCGTAAATATTGACTAGAATAAGGAACATGGCAGAGCAGATAGGGAAGGGGAACTCACTGTCAGGTTGTCTCTGAGCAGCTGCATGATGAGAGTGCTGTCTTTGTAGGACTCCTCGTTCAGTTTGTCCAGCTCTGCGATGGCGTCGTCAAATGCCTCGagacacaaaaaaatatatacatttattacACGGCAAGCTTCAAAGTAGATTAACTGTGCAAAATCCAAGCTACTATAGATAGGAATAAACCCCCGGCAAAGTCCAGCACAGATATTAAGCCATCTACTTGGTATTGCTCATTGAAATACATTTTTCCAGAAGAGACATAACAGTCAACCCATTCACACACTTACCTACGAGTTAGCAATTCAAAAACACACCACTTTATCATTCATTCTGACAGAACAAGCAGATAACACATGGAACTTCTCTACATTTCAAACTAAGTCTCCAGATCTAAAGAAAACGGTACAAGAACAGAGGGGTGAGGCTGGACTGACCTGTTTGGCCAGTGAGCAGGCCTTCTCTGGGGAGTTGAGGATCTCGTAGAAGAAGACTGAGAAGTTGAGGGCCAGGCCCAGGCGGATGGGATGCGTGGGGTCCATCTCCTTCTTGCTGATGTCAAACGCCTGCTGATAAGCCTCCTGAGAGTTCTCTATGGTCGCTGGGGAGCACACAGATCAAAGTGGACGTTATTGGAGGAAAATGGTAGTGAGACACCCTACTGGACTCTTATTTCGACTAACACCAAGTTCGAGACTGACTGAAGCCTGATTCACTCAAATTCACTCTGTAGCGATTATGATATAGGCTAGTGGGTGTTAGGTTAAAAGACTACAAGTGTACTATTGGACAATTCTGTGTGACATGTTCTCAGCAATAAGCAACTGAACATAGCAGTCGAGTGGCACATTGATTTCCTTTTGTCCAAACCTCACTTGAAATGCACATGCTTATAACTGGGCATAGAGTTCTCTTTAGCGTGCGTCACACAATGGGTGCCAGCGGGAGTCTCAGAGGCCCCTACAGTAGGCTAGaaccctcccctcttcctcgTCTCCTCCTATGAGACGGCTCCCTGCGGTCGTGCGAGTGTGTGCGACGCCTCACTTGACACCATTTCCAGCTCCGTTACAAAATGTGCCGTTCTATTTCGGCTGCTGCACGAGGGGCTCGGAGTTTAAAGCAGAGCCTCGTAAAGCCTCATTTTAACCTCCTCGCAGACTGTAGAACAACGGCACGCGCCAGAGTCCTAAAGGAAGTCTTGCAATAGTGCAGATCAAAGGAGTCTTTATTAGGACGTGACTCGGAGGGGAGATTCATATTGGGGCTGTTACGCAAGCAGAGGGAGGCGAATTCTATAGGGTTGCGAGGAACAATGTCTATACTTCACAGAACATTTACTTCATGCCCCACACAGTCATTTAAGCCTACTTAGATGTCATTCtgggatttagagagagagagagagaaagggggatttCAAAAGAAAAAAgttgatatattttacatatctGGCTCGAGTAGCACTTGGGCTAGAGAGAttattacattttagtcatttagcagacgctcctatctagagcgacttacaggagcaattagggttaagtgccttgctcaagggcactggcagatttttcacctagtcgtctAGGGGATTCAAaatcagcaacctttcagttactggcccaaagctcgctaggctacctgccaccccattcaGAGTAATTCACACATCTAAAATGTAGGTGTATTGCTTGCAAATACCAACATGGCAAAAAACTCATGCAGTAATCAGTTCGAGGGGCCATTTCAAGCTCACCTGTCTTGTCATCCCCGGAGGCGACTTCGGCAAGGTATCTATAGTAGTCCCCCTTCATCTTAAGATAGAAGACTTTGCTTTCGGCGTTTGTGGAGTTCTCAATTAAATATTTATTCAGAAGTTCCTGTGCAAAGGAAACAGGAATTAATTgtttgttcacacacacacaaacttccaTCTATTTGACAGTCAATGTTCCTTTATTATTGAAATCCTGTTAACATACTCTGACTGGCTAAAGAAAGAAGGttgattctgattggctgaggCCACATACACCCAAACATGACCATGTGAGTCTAGTTCCCAACCAAACCCTCCCATACCAGCGGTAGGCAAAGAAGCCTCAATCTTCCCGTTACAACTGTGATGTATCCAACAAAAACTGGGTGAGCAGCATTAGCGACAGTGCTGGACCAAGGAGGTGTAACAACAATGAACACACATTTCAAAATTCATATAGCAATTATCTGAAAAAAATGTGATTGAGCCTGTGACCCAATGTGATTGACCAGTTCAGTAGCCTCATGTGATGACATCATGCGAGTGATGTCCATGCAGGATTTGCACACACACGAGGGAGGCATACACTCGTAGGGCTGTGACAGTCAAGGAATTTTGGATGACGGTAATTGGCCAGCCAAATGACCGTGGTCACCGCTAAGTTTTTCTTTCTTCCCTCCGCACattttctcctctcagctcctgaCTGAATCTGCTGCAATAGAATAACTGGAATGTGCGTCAacattcaagtcaatgatagcATAATGGGCGACTGGCTGCCATTGCGAagagcaaagcaggaagtaaaagcaggaagtgtacccatcGATGTGCTGTGATTTGTTTATTTAACTCAGACGTTagagaaaaaaaaaatgcattcCATCGCATGAGCCACATCGGTTATCACTTCAATGAACATTTTACAGTACCATGAAAATgatcacaataccaggcagccattgcTAGTGTACCCATGAGTATAGCACGAACGCCCAGACGTCCAATCTTCATTATGCTGCTCATTCTtaaccaaccccccccccccccccccaaatgtttttattttattttcatgacagTCTTCATCCATAACTGACGACTACACGGTTATACAGTAACTTGTGCCAGCCCTAGTCCACCACGAGTCCAGTGGAGTAGACAGCAAGAGCCTAGCTGTGCATATGGGCAGGCAGCAGTGGTTTCAGCATAAGCAGGGTGGGAGCCAGCGTTTTGCACTGCGTCAAGTCATTCCAACTTGTCCATAATGAGGCCAGGCCTCCTGCGGGTTCCTGACCGGCTTTTGCCCCAGATTCTTCTGGGCTCCTTTCGTTCCAGCGCTCTGTCTTAGTGGAACAGATACAGCCATCGAATCAACGTGTCTCAGAAGCAAAAACCTGCGACTGAATGCACCGGCTAAAACTGGGAAAGAGCAGCACTGCTTGTATGCTACAGCTTACATAGCACTCCAAGGCACCCAACAGCATCTATATTTAAACCCACAGCAGCAGCAGAAACTCCAGCATCACTGCAGACCAGTTCATCTGCAACACACTAACTATACTGAAGAGGGTATAGGGAATACAGTAGGAGCTATGGCCTAGATTTCATCTGGGGTTCAATCCAAGGCAAGATTCCTTCTGTAAGAGAAATGTATCAGCTCCTGACACGGAGGTCTGGAATGCTCGATCGTCAGTTAGTTAGCGTGAAGGAGCCTAACCAGCCAGGGCCAACTCATCAGGATCAGTCTCCAAAAGTGCCTGACTGCTGCCTGATTACAGCAAATCTGTGTCAGTGAGACCAAGGGTTTAAGTCACATTAACTTGTTTTAAATATCAGATTAACGAGTTCACCGCAGAGGCTGACAGACCTAAAATGGCATCTACTGACACTGACAAGGCAGTGAGTCGAAGTGGGTGTGTCTCAGGGCTCATCCAGCCCTGCCCCCACTCTTACCCGAGCCACTCCCACCCAGTCTACTTACAGACGAGATTAGTCTAGATACACGGCACGCTCAAATGTCTCAAGTTCCAAGCATTCCTTCCCATACATCACCCTGCCTGCAGACGAGTGGCCTGGTTGTTCACATTGTCTTCAGTTCACACAGCGCTCCTAGTTTCACACAGACCAAGGCACCAAACGGAAGGAAACAAGGAGGAATTACATGAACCTGTCCAATAGGAAACATTTAGCTACGGTGTGCCCTAATAAATGACCCAGGCAATAGCACTGTGCTTAATAAAACGGGCTCCTATATCTCATCTGCGGCTATGATATAGGCCTAACAAGAGCTGATGGTGAAATTCTCCAGTGTTCGACTaattgtagtactgtagtactgtgctcTTCTATTGGAGATGAGCATCATCGTGAACATACGGATGAGCATATTTTTGTGCTAGTCCATCGAAAAACTACTGTGCGAATCTGGCCGGTTTTCAATGATCACAAAAATGTGGGCCGTCGCCATGACAACCTAGGTTTGACTTTGAAAAATGTGTCTCGCCAAGCTTAGATTCACATGTGAAGACGAGACCAGCCTGGATTGTTGTGTAGTGGGCCACGTTCTGTTCTGTCAAACCGATGCCTGAAAGTGGAGCACTGAAAACAGCCTGCACCATCCTCAGCACCATCCTCCAATTTCACGGCAGCGCCGATGGCCACGGCCTAATCAACTATAAGTGAACCGATTCTGACCACAATCAACTGTAGTTTCTAACAGATTGAGTGGTGATTATTGGGGGTAACTATCCAGCTTCCATGATCTATTCCCATACAcagtgcagacatgcagggtgggTAAGGGCAGTGTCTGCATGGCCGTGGGCAGCAGAAGGGTTCCACCCAGTCCAGTATGACATCACCTCAGTGGAAAATCAGTGCCATGTTATCCAGGCCTACTTCAGCCCAGTCAAGCCAAGGCCTGTCAGCTGAGAGGAGATAGGTGGTTACGTGCACCAATAGCCAGCCGCCAAGCAGAAGGGACGAGTTCAGGCAAGCAGCGAGATAAACATTCTTATAGGCTGGCTCCACCACGCCCTCCGTCAACACTGGCAGGCATCTGAGTCAGAGCCACACACACTAGAGAGCGGCGAGTGCACAGACGTGGAGAAGCTGTAAGGTGTGGTCAGAAGATGTGCCCATCTGTACGGTTTACATAACCATGACTCACTGGcataaaggaaaggagagagggggggttaaaCCAACCTGAGGCACACCTACACCCCAGCCTACAGTTAGCTGCTTATCAGTTATGCCTACATACATAGGGATTGCCATTGTTTGCTTGCTCGTATAGATAACCACTATGCATATATGCCACAAAAAAAAATGTTCAATCTCTGTTGGCGACCATTAATAATCGGTCAGAGTAAATAACAGCAACCCAATTAGAATGGCAGGGGCAATGACATGCTTTGAATATCTCCCTGGCTAGATGTTCACAATTGATCAGTGGACACTGCaacctttattttttttaaatcagtagAGATGTGGGACAGTCATAAAGCCTTAAATGGTATTCCTATATGTAAGGTTCAGTGCTAGATTGGGCTCCAGCGTGCTTACAAAACGCTGCCCACAACATCCCCCCCAAGCCAATCCCCTCATCTCAGACCTCCGTGTGTCTAAAGGCCAGCAGCTCAGTGAAATTCTCTCAACCTCACAGTTAAGCCTGCACCAGATCCTCCCTTAATCCACTATCAAGACCAGATAGGAATAAATGGGCAGCCATATTCACTAGTACAGGCTTGGATTTAAGTGAAAACAATTGCCCCTGAAAAAAACAAACagggaaaaaaaaaaagaaaaagaaaaaagaaaaaaaagagtctgtAGTAGAAAGTGACAGTCAAGTAATATTATTGGAAGGgaaccaaaaaatatattttcctgcACCTAGCAAGCTAGGTTAGTGAGTTTGAGAGACATAGCCTATTGAACAAACTGGGCTATGAAAGTCATGTTACACAATTCTGAATGAACTCTTCCACTTGGCTAGCTTCATTACAACTCATGTGCCAGATGAAACTATGCGAATGGTCCGTGCTagctgggatccttgggacgtcacTACTCAATTGCagttgatatatatttttttaaatggttacggtaaaggttatggttagggtagtgtttagggtagggatgtcccaaggaaCAAGATAGCACGGGCCCTATGTGAATATCAAAACAGGAGGAGcccacacacgcccacacactcCCAGTTTTAGGCCTATAACAGCACGGCCCTTGATCAGCCACCACTGGTAGTCCGCCAGTGCCTACACCACCCATTCTGACACACCTTACCATGCAGACACACTGGTTTGTGACCTTTGTCAGTCAGCACCATCACGTCATTAAACCCCATTGTTCAGTGTGACATTCCCAACAGGAAGAAACCGGAGAGAGGATGAAAATATAATACTACCTTCTCATCTCAGGGCCAGATCACCATTTTA
Protein-coding sequences here:
- the LOC115138330 gene encoding 14-3-3 protein beta/alpha-1-like, translated to MDKTDLIQKAKLAEQAERYDDMAASMKEVTEQGGELSNEERNLLSVAYKNVVGARRSAWRVISSIGQKTEGSDKKLAMVNEYREKVEGELRDICNDVLELLNKYLIENSTNAESKVFYLKMKGDYYRYLAEVASGDDKTATIENSQEAYQQAFDISKKEMDPTHPIRLGLALNFSVFFYEILNSPEKACSLAKQAFDDAIAELDKLNEESYKDSTLIMQLLRDNLTLWTSDNAPEEGEGGEAGEAGETEN